Below is a window of Vicugna pacos chromosome 20, VicPac4, whole genome shotgun sequence DNA.
GAAAGCTTAGGCGTCTCCTCCCGGGCTCTCCCTGTGTCTCATCTGCTCTTTCAGCTTCTGGATCTTGAGCACTAGGGCCTGGACTTCCCAGGCCCCCTCTTGACCTTCCAGCAGGGCCTGGTATAGCTCCAACTGCTGTTCCAGCAACTCCTCAGCCTGGGCCAGCTCATCTGTGGGATGAGGCTGGGGGTCCTGGGAGAGGGAGCATTAGGGAGGGAGCATCAACTAGGGCAGGAGGCTGAGGCTCACTGAAAGGAATTATGTGTCTTTCCAGTTTTTCAACCTCATTAGTTTTAAGGTCCTCTACTGCAGAGCCAAGGTTAACTTCCTGTCTTAGGCATAGGCCTGGGGCTGGATGGGAGAGCAATTAGAGATCACAGCCCATGGGCTATGACTTGACTCCCTGTGCAGCATGTGGGGTTATGGGAAGGGGAGGACTTGCTGTCCCAACCCACCCCAAAGAAATAGTTAACTGTTAGGGGAAATTCCTGTTCAAGGACTTCGTGGGCTGTGAGGAGGGAAGGGTGCGGTAGAGGGTCCCCTGAGGTCTGGAGTGGTCTGGGGGCAGGGAAAGTTCCGGGAAACTGGGTTGGGACTAGGCAACAAGCACCTGGGTTACGGGTAGTGTCTGCTTTCAGCTGGCCTTTGTTACGGGATGAGATGGAGGTGATTCCCTGTACCCCCCCAGTACAAATTTGCCCTCCAGCCTCACTCTTGGTCCACTTACCCTGGGGGGTGACATCTTCCCACTGCCTTGTAGAGCTGGTCTCTTCTGTACTTGCCTTGGGATCTTGGGAGAAGCGCCTCCAGGAGCCCTGAAGTGCATAGGGCCAGgatggcaggaggaggaggcggcagcAATGTCCA
It encodes the following:
- the MCCD1 gene encoding LOW QUALITY PROTEIN: mitochondrial coiled-coil domain protein 1 (The sequence of the model RefSeq protein was modified relative to this genomic sequence to represent the inferred CDS: inserted 2 bases in 1 codon) gives rise to the protein MVFPLPWLSGHCCRLLLLPSWPYALQGSWRRFSQDPKASTEETSSXQGSGKMSPPRDPQPHPTDELAQAEELLEQQLELYQALLEGQEGAWEVQALVLKIQKLKEQMRHRESPGGDA